The region ATGATAAACCTCATCTGGCTGCTGCTGCTGGCTGGCGGTATAGTATACGCCGGGTTCACGGGCAGAATCGAAGTGATTACCCCAAGTGTTATATCAGCGGCGGAGAACGCGGTCACCCTGGCTTTTAAACTCACCGGGGTGATGTGCCTGTGGCTGGGGATGATGAAAATCGCCGAAAGGGCGGGGCTGGTGCGGGTGATGTCCATCATAATCGGCCCAGTCATCCGCAGAATCTTTCCCAGCGTGCCGCCGAACCATCCGGCCATGGGAGCGATCGTCATGACCGTAAGCGCCAACATGCTGGGACTGGGCAACGCCGCCACCCCGTTGGGCATAAAGGCCATCCAGGAACTGCAGAAACTCAGCCGCGACCGCGATACAGCCACGCCGGCGATGTGCACCCTCCTGGCGCTATGCACCACCGGCGTCACCCTCGTGCCGGCAACCGTCATCGCCCTGCGGGCCGCCGCCGGTTCCGTCGACCCTGCGGAAATAGTCGGCGCCACGCTCGCTGTAAGCTTCACCGCCGCCGCCGCCGCCCTGACCGTGGACCGCATCTTCCGGGCGGCCTGTGGCGGCCGGGTCCGCTGAACCGCCGTGTTCGCCCTGATTTGTGAAATACTCTCCGCCTGGGCGATTCCGCTGGTGCTCCTCCTTATCCCTCTGGCCGGCTACCTCCGCCGGGTAAGAGTATACGAAGCCTTTGTCGAAGGAGCGGCCGAGGGCTTCCAGACAGCAGTGCGGATAATGCCCTTTCTGGTGGCGATGCTGGTTGCAGTTGGCGTCTTCCGCGCCTCCGGCGCCCTCGAAGACTGTGTCGCCCTTCTCAAGCCGCTCCTTGCCTTCATCGGCGTTCCGCCGGAACTCGTGCCGCTCGCCGTTATGCGCCCACTGTCCGGGACCGGCGCCCTCGGCTTGACCACCGAGCTATTGGCCAGTGAAGGTCCCGACTCGCTCATCGGCCGGACAGCCTCCACAATCCTTGGCAGCACCGACACCACCTTCTACATCCTTACCGTCTACTTCGGCGCCGCCGGTATCCGCAACCCGCGGTACGCGGTTTTCGTCGGCCTTACCGGCGACATAACCGGTTTTTTCATGTCGATTTATATCTGCAAACTGCTTTTTGGCCCATAAAGGAGGCGGCGGGATACCCGCAGCCTCCTTTCCTTTTTCCCCCACCCAGTGGCACATCGGCCGCCCGGGAATACACTGTAATGTGAAAACGATGATAATGGGGGGACTGCGATGGTCAGAGTAGTGGTCGCCGGCGGCGGCTGGGCCGGGTGCGCGGCGGCCTTGGCCGCGGCCAAGGCCGGTGCGCAGGTGCAGCTTCTGGAGCGTACCGACATGCTCCTGGGCACGGGCCTGGTAGGTGGCATATACCGCAACAACGGGCGTTACACCGCCGCCGAGGAAGCGACGGCCATGGGGGGCGGCGATCTTTTTGTCGCCATGGACGCCAACGCCCGGCACCGGGGCATAAGTTTTCCCGGCCACAGCCACGCCTCGCTCTACGATGTCAGCGCCATGGAGCCGTTGGTCAAAAAGGTGCTGGTCAACTACGGGATAACCGTACGTACGACAACCAGGGTTATGGACGTGCTCAAATACGGCCGTACAATCCAGGCTCTGGTGATCGACAGCGGCGAGGTCGTCAAAGGCGACGTATTCGTAGACACCACAGGCACGGCCGGGCCGATGGGCAACTGCCTCAAATACGGCAACGGCTGCGCCATGTGCATCCTGCGCTGTCCTTCCTTCGGTCCCCGGGTAAGCGTTTCGGCCCGCGCCCAGGTCAAAGAGATAATGGGTCTGAAGGCGGACGGCACATATGGCGCCATGAGCGGCTCCTGCAAACTCAACAAAGATTCGCTCAGCGCGGAAATCCGCGAGCGGCTTGAAAGGGAGGGCGC is a window of Selenomonadales bacterium 4137-cl DNA encoding:
- a CDS encoding nucleoside recognition domain-containing protein, producing MINLIWLLLLAGGIVYAGFTGRIEVITPSVISAAENAVTLAFKLTGVMCLWLGMMKIAERAGLVRVMSIIIGPVIRRIFPSVPPNHPAMGAIVMTVSANMLGLGNAATPLGIKAIQELQKLSRDRDTATPAMCTLLALCTTGVTLVPATVIALRAAAGSVDPAEIVGATLAVSFTAAAAALTVDRIFRAACGGRVR
- a CDS encoding spore maturation protein yields the protein MLLLIPLAGYLRRVRVYEAFVEGAAEGFQTAVRIMPFLVAMLVAVGVFRASGALEDCVALLKPLLAFIGVPPELVPLAVMRPLSGTGALGLTTELLASEGPDSLIGRTASTILGSTDTTFYILTVYFGAAGIRNPRYAVFVGLTGDITGFFMSIYICKLLFGP
- a CDS encoding FAD-dependent oxidoreductase, producing the protein MVRVVVAGGGWAGCAAALAAAKAGAQVQLLERTDMLLGTGLVGGIYRNNGRYTAAEEATAMGGGDLFVAMDANARHRGISFPGHSHASLYDVSAMEPLVKKVLVNYGITVRTTTRVMDVLKYGRTIQALVIDSGEVVKGDVFVDTTGTAGPMGNCLKYGNGCAMCILRCPSFGPRVSVSARAQVKEIMGLKADGTYGAMSGSCKLNKDSLSAEIRERLEREGAVVIPMPEHLVKSTSLGRKACSQYAIPEYAANLVLLDTGHAKLMTSFFPLEELRTVPGLENARYEDPYAGGQGNSVRYLGIAPCGNNLKVDAVDNLFCGGEKAGIFVGHTEAIVTGLLAGHNAVT